In Mycobacterium stomatepiae, the following are encoded in one genomic region:
- a CDS encoding APC family permease yields the protein MEDQPGLVRRLNTTDAVVIGLGSMIGAGVFAAFGPAARAAGAGLLIGLALAAVIAYCNATSSAQLAAVYPTSGGTYIYGRERLGPWWGFVAGWGFVIGKTASCAAMALTVAAYAVPGADVWVQRIVGIAAVVLLTTLNYRGVTKTALLARILLACTLIALAAVVIGIAVSRPDPSQLSGSWFAGSVYGVLQSAGLLFFAFAGYARIATMGEEVRDPAHSIPRAISIALAVAVVIYLVVGVAALLAAGPDRLANAAAPLAEAVRAAGAPTLVPVVSIGAALASLGALLALIAGLGRTALAMARHRDLPSWLSAVHPKHRVPHHAEIAIGVMVCVLVGTVDLRGVIGFSSFGVLIYYAIANAAAYTLRRRRVGNACGLAGCLLLVATLPWESAVAGLAVFAVGILGRAAVLHRRA from the coding sequence ATGGAAGATCAACCCGGGCTGGTCCGTCGGCTAAACACGACCGACGCGGTCGTCATCGGACTGGGTTCGATGATCGGCGCCGGGGTGTTCGCCGCGTTCGGCCCGGCCGCGCGGGCCGCCGGCGCCGGCTTGCTGATCGGGCTGGCGCTGGCCGCGGTGATCGCCTACTGCAATGCCACCTCGTCGGCGCAACTGGCCGCGGTGTATCCGACATCGGGTGGAACCTATATCTACGGCCGCGAACGTCTCGGCCCGTGGTGGGGCTTCGTCGCCGGATGGGGATTCGTGATCGGCAAGACGGCGTCGTGCGCGGCAATGGCGCTCACCGTCGCCGCCTACGCGGTTCCCGGCGCGGATGTGTGGGTGCAGCGAATCGTCGGGATCGCGGCCGTGGTCCTGCTGACCACGCTGAATTATCGCGGCGTCACCAAGACCGCGCTGCTGGCCCGGATTCTGTTGGCGTGCACGCTGATTGCGCTGGCCGCCGTGGTGATCGGTATCGCGGTGAGCAGGCCGGACCCCTCGCAGCTGAGCGGATCCTGGTTCGCCGGCTCGGTTTACGGGGTGCTGCAATCGGCAGGGCTGCTGTTTTTTGCATTCGCCGGGTATGCGCGCATCGCGACGATGGGCGAGGAGGTCCGCGATCCCGCCCACAGCATCCCCCGGGCGATCAGCATTGCCCTGGCGGTGGCGGTGGTGATCTATCTGGTTGTCGGGGTGGCCGCGCTGCTGGCCGCGGGGCCCGACCGGCTGGCGAATGCCGCTGCGCCACTAGCCGAAGCGGTGCGGGCGGCGGGCGCCCCCACGCTGGTGCCGGTGGTCTCGATCGGGGCCGCGCTGGCCAGCCTGGGCGCCCTGCTGGCGCTGATCGCCGGGCTTGGGCGCACCGCGCTGGCGATGGCGCGGCATCGGGATCTGCCGAGCTGGCTATCGGCGGTGCATCCGAAGCACCGGGTGCCCCATCACGCCGAGATCGCGATCGGCGTGATGGTCTGCGTGCTGGTGGGCACCGTCGATCTGCGTGGGGTGATCGGCTTTTCCTCGTTCGGGGTGCTGATCTACTACGCGATCGCCAATGCCGCGGCGTACACCTTGCGCCGGCGCCGGGTTGGGAACGCCTGCGGCCTGGCCGGGTGCCTGCTGCTGGTCGCCACCTTGCCGTGGGAATCGGCGGTCGCGGGGCTGGCCGTGTTCGCCGTCGGCATCCTTGGCCGCGCAGCGGTGCTGCACCGTCGGGCCTGA
- a CDS encoding 1,4-dihydroxy-2-naphthoyl-CoA synthase, protein MSNNPFDAQAWRPVDGFGDLTDITYHRHVDDATVRVAFDRPEVRNAFRPHTVDELYRVLDHARMSPDVGVVLLTGNGPSPKDGGWAFCSGGDQRIRGRSGYQYASGETADTVDAARAGRLHILEVQRLIRFMPKVVICLVNGWAAGGGHSLHVVCDLTLASREHARFKQTDADVGSFDGGYGSAYLARQVGQKFAREIFFLGRPYTAEQMHHMGAVNQVVDHADLEKVAIEWAAEINAKSPQAQRMLKFAFNLLDDGLVGQQLFAGEATRLAYMTDEAVEGRDAFLQKRDPDWSPFPRYF, encoded by the coding sequence TTGAGTAACAACCCATTTGATGCGCAGGCGTGGCGGCCCGTCGACGGTTTCGGTGACCTGACCGACATCACCTATCACCGCCACGTCGACGACGCCACGGTGCGCGTCGCGTTCGACCGCCCGGAAGTGCGCAACGCGTTTCGGCCGCACACCGTCGACGAGCTGTACCGGGTGCTCGACCACGCCCGGATGTCTCCCGACGTCGGCGTGGTGCTGCTGACCGGCAACGGTCCGTCCCCGAAGGACGGCGGCTGGGCGTTTTGCTCGGGTGGCGATCAGCGCATCCGCGGCCGCAGCGGCTATCAGTACGCCTCCGGTGAGACCGCCGACACCGTCGACGCCGCCCGCGCCGGCCGGCTGCACATCCTCGAGGTGCAGCGGCTGATCCGCTTCATGCCCAAGGTGGTGATCTGTCTGGTCAACGGCTGGGCCGCCGGCGGCGGACACAGCCTGCACGTGGTTTGCGACCTCACCCTGGCCAGCCGCGAGCACGCCCGCTTCAAGCAGACCGACGCCGACGTCGGCAGCTTCGACGGTGGCTACGGCAGCGCGTATCTGGCCCGTCAGGTCGGCCAGAAGTTCGCCCGGGAGATCTTCTTCCTGGGCCGCCCGTACACCGCCGAGCAGATGCACCACATGGGTGCGGTCAACCAGGTTGTCGACCACGCCGACTTGGAGAAGGTCGCCATCGAGTGGGCTGCCGAGATCAACGCCAAATCCCCACAGGCGCAACGGATGCTCAAGTTCGCGTTCAACCTGCTGGACGACGGCCTGGTAGGCCAGCAGCTGTTCGCCGGCGAGGCCACCCGGCTGGCCTACATGACCGACGAGGCGGTCGAGGGCCGCGACGCGTTCCTGCAGAAGCGCGACCCCGACTGGAGCCCCTTCCCGCGCTATTTCTAA
- a CDS encoding SDR family NAD(P)-dependent oxidoreductase has product MPYFDDAVVLVTGGTSGMGSSHVRAYAAHGARVVIGGRNEEAGLALAREIGERATFRSLDVTDEAAWQRAVTDAEDHFGPITILISNAGIQNPAALVENTDLQVWQQVLAVNVTGHFLAIKHVAPSLRRAGGGSIVTIGSAMSYGGSAFFAPYVASKWALRGMTKSAALELGRDNIRVNAVHPGVVSTPLINQPTVPGQPSIAESYSPDLFAVPRLAQPEEISNALRYLTSPEAAFATGTELLIDGGLLLGPALQ; this is encoded by the coding sequence ATGCCCTATTTCGACGACGCAGTCGTCCTGGTCACCGGCGGGACTAGCGGCATGGGGTCTAGCCATGTTCGCGCTTACGCTGCCCACGGGGCCCGCGTCGTCATCGGCGGCCGCAACGAAGAGGCGGGCCTGGCACTTGCCCGGGAGATCGGCGAGCGGGCAACGTTCCGGTCGCTGGACGTCACCGATGAGGCTGCCTGGCAGAGGGCGGTCACCGACGCCGAGGATCACTTCGGACCCATCACCATCCTGATCAGCAACGCCGGAATCCAGAACCCTGCCGCCCTGGTTGAGAACACGGATCTGCAGGTGTGGCAGCAGGTCCTCGCGGTCAATGTGACCGGCCACTTCTTGGCGATTAAGCATGTCGCCCCTTCGCTACGCAGGGCTGGCGGAGGATCGATCGTCACGATCGGGTCGGCGATGTCCTACGGCGGCAGCGCCTTTTTCGCGCCTTACGTCGCCAGCAAGTGGGCGCTTCGGGGTATGACCAAGAGCGCAGCCCTGGAACTGGGCCGCGACAACATCCGGGTCAACGCCGTCCACCCCGGCGTGGTTTCGACCCCATTGATCAACCAACCGACCGTGCCCGGTCAGCCCAGCATCGCCGAGTCTTACTCCCCAGACCTGTTTGCCGTGCCCCGACTCGCCCAGCCCGAAGAGATCAGCAACGCGCTGCGTTACCTCACCTCCCCCGAAGCCGCCTTCGCCACAGGCACGGAACTTCTCATCGACGGCGGTCTGCTCCTCGGACCCGCACTCCAATAG
- a CDS encoding PPE family protein: MQADRSSSEPGNTPASAEADKLTWPGAASPATATDFGALPPEITTGRMHSGPGAESLLGAAMAWDEVADQLDNTVAGYEGVATQTFAPYTVWLKETAAQARRTGQLAEAAAGAHAAALAAVVSPQQIEANRQQRMSLAAMNCLGHTSAAIAGVEADYERMWAQNADAMFAYARSSAEVSTLTPFRSPPHFTDSIGPTGSSRFSLLTTAPDVISTGRQLMSVIPGALRAICASPMTTCDVSLSPVTASLSKLSSLSAPGDFVLNYLNCLNKTAAVNKAAAMWPQRSRAGRGAPRTGFGHAVTVGPLSVPPAWVQAQPTWADPQAGLA; the protein is encoded by the coding sequence ATGCAGGCCGACCGGTCCTCGTCCGAACCCGGCAACACGCCGGCGTCAGCGGAGGCGGACAAGCTGACCTGGCCGGGCGCGGCTTCACCAGCGACAGCAACGGATTTCGGCGCGCTGCCGCCGGAGATCACCACCGGCCGAATGCATTCGGGACCGGGTGCCGAATCACTGTTGGGCGCCGCCATGGCATGGGATGAGGTCGCCGACCAGCTGGACAACACGGTCGCGGGGTACGAAGGGGTGGCGACACAAACTTTCGCGCCTTACACGGTATGGCTCAAAGAAACTGCCGCGCAGGCCCGACGGACCGGCCAACTAGCCGAGGCGGCTGCCGGCGCCCATGCCGCGGCTCTCGCGGCGGTGGTATCGCCTCAGCAGATCGAGGCCAATCGGCAGCAGCGGATGTCGCTTGCCGCGATGAACTGCCTGGGCCACACCAGTGCGGCTATCGCTGGCGTCGAGGCGGACTACGAACGGATGTGGGCCCAAAACGCCGATGCCATGTTCGCGTACGCGCGCTCGTCGGCCGAGGTCTCGACGCTGACACCGTTCCGCTCGCCACCGCACTTCACCGATTCCATAGGGCCCACCGGATCATCTCGGTTCTCGCTACTGACGACGGCTCCCGACGTCATATCGACTGGGCGCCAGTTGATGTCGGTGATTCCCGGTGCGCTTCGCGCGATCTGCGCCTCGCCGATGACAACCTGCGATGTGTCCCTGTCGCCGGTCACGGCCTCCCTGTCCAAACTGAGTTCCCTGTCTGCGCCCGGAGATTTCGTGCTCAATTATCTGAACTGCCTCAACAAGACGGCCGCGGTCAACAAGGCGGCGGCCATGTGGCCGCAACGATCCCGTGCGGGTCGTGGGGCGCCTCGGACCGGCTTCGGCCACGCCGTAACAGTCGGACCGCTGTCGGTACCTCCGGCCTGGGTGCAGGCCCAACCAACATGGGCCGACCCGCAAGCGGGCCTGGCATGA
- a CDS encoding DUF732 domain-containing protein — protein MKLLLAVLGISMSVVIAAPAHAETGLDEQAVDDNNDVFLADLSKVGIGFQDPGQAIYAGKSVCGLISRGVSGLQLLNDLKSNNPGLTTNGAAQFATLSAKSYCPKQLEEVPSGKG, from the coding sequence ATGAAACTGCTGCTAGCCGTTCTCGGCATCTCGATGAGCGTCGTCATCGCGGCGCCCGCGCACGCCGAAACCGGCCTCGATGAGCAGGCCGTCGATGACAACAACGACGTCTTCCTGGCGGACCTGTCCAAGGTGGGGATCGGCTTCCAGGACCCGGGCCAGGCGATCTACGCCGGCAAATCGGTGTGCGGGTTGATCTCTCGCGGCGTGTCCGGCCTGCAACTGCTCAACGACCTCAAGAGCAACAATCCCGGGCTGACCACCAACGGCGCCGCCCAATTCGCGACACTTTCCGCGAAGTCGTACTGCCCGAAACAACTCGAAGAAGTGCCCAGCGGCAAGGGCTGA
- a CDS encoding VOC family protein has product MEILFSRMLLRPADYQRSLTFYRDEIGLAIYRDYGAGTVFFAGQSLLELAGWSDTGQSHGPFPGALWLQVRDIEATQAELTGRGVPIAREARREPWGLKEMHVTDPDGITLIFVEVPGDHPLRRDTRDEQQGTAG; this is encoded by the coding sequence ATGGAGATCCTGTTCAGCCGGATGCTGCTGCGGCCGGCTGATTATCAGCGCTCGCTGACGTTCTACCGCGACGAGATCGGGCTGGCCATCTACCGCGATTATGGCGCGGGCACAGTGTTTTTCGCGGGCCAGTCTTTGCTGGAGCTCGCCGGCTGGAGCGACACCGGCCAGTCACACGGACCCTTCCCCGGCGCGCTGTGGCTGCAGGTTCGCGACATCGAGGCAACCCAGGCCGAATTGACCGGCCGGGGGGTCCCGATTGCTCGCGAGGCGCGACGCGAACCATGGGGTTTAAAAGAGATGCACGTCACAGATCCCGATGGCATTACCCTGATCTTCGTCGAGGTCCCGGGTGACCACCCGTTACGCCGCGACACCCGAGATGAACAGCAGGGAACGGCTGGTTAA
- a CDS encoding TetR/AcrR family transcriptional regulator, with product MTGPPQTYHQRVSEEKRAAIIAAAVSLFLERGYAETSLARIAEVARVSTATLFKQFPTKAELFAAMVVQYWQLSDAGLHAPAAGDPAAGLQMLGERYVELMSREEMVALFRIVIAEAPRFPDLAEAQFTLGKAPFFNSVKSYLGDEHAAGTLDCPDPELAATQFLGMISNFAFWPRLLLVAWHPNSEELHRTVAEAARAIIARYGLRT from the coding sequence GTGACCGGCCCACCGCAGACCTATCACCAGCGTGTTTCCGAGGAGAAGCGCGCGGCGATCATCGCCGCTGCGGTATCGCTGTTTCTGGAGCGGGGGTACGCCGAGACGTCCCTGGCACGGATCGCCGAGGTGGCTAGAGTGTCGACGGCGACGCTGTTCAAGCAGTTCCCCACCAAGGCCGAACTGTTCGCCGCAATGGTCGTCCAGTACTGGCAGCTGTCAGACGCGGGCCTGCACGCGCCCGCGGCCGGAGACCCTGCGGCGGGCCTGCAGATGCTGGGAGAGCGCTACGTGGAGTTGATGTCTCGTGAGGAGATGGTGGCTTTGTTCCGGATCGTGATCGCCGAGGCGCCACGGTTCCCCGATCTCGCCGAGGCTCAGTTCACCTTGGGCAAGGCTCCATTTTTTAACTCAGTCAAGAGCTATCTCGGCGACGAACACGCCGCGGGGACCCTCGACTGTCCTGATCCCGAATTGGCGGCCACCCAATTCCTGGGCATGATCTCCAACTTCGCGTTCTGGCCACGCCTGTTGCTGGTCGCTTGGCACCCCAACAGCGAGGAGCTTCACCGCACGGTCGCCGAAGCAGCGCGCGCGATCATCGCCCGATACGGGTTGCGTACGTGA
- a CDS encoding SDR family oxidoreductase, whose product MSKSPIRRFADQIVLASMRPPMSPQVLVNRPPIKPIDLDGKRILLTGASSGIGEAGAERLAEHGATVVVVARRQDRLDALAKRITSAGGTALSIPCDVSDMDAVDALVADVEERLGGVDILINNAGRSIRRPLGESLARWHDVERTMVLNYYAPLRLIRGFAPGMLDRGDGHIINVSTWGVLSEASPLFAPYNASKAALSAVSRVAETEWGRRGVHSTTLYYPLVATPMIAPTKAYDGLPALTPEEAAEWMVTAARTRPVRIAPRMAIAARALDTIGPRLVNTLMQRQNLQPNRADS is encoded by the coding sequence GTGAGCAAGAGTCCGATTCGCCGGTTTGCCGACCAGATTGTGCTGGCCAGCATGCGGCCACCGATGTCACCGCAGGTGCTGGTCAACCGGCCCCCGATCAAACCGATCGACCTGGACGGCAAGCGGATCCTGCTGACCGGGGCGTCGTCGGGCATCGGCGAAGCCGGCGCCGAACGCCTGGCCGAGCACGGCGCCACCGTGGTGGTCGTGGCCCGCCGTCAGGACCGCCTCGACGCGCTGGCGAAGCGCATCACGTCCGCGGGCGGCACCGCACTGTCGATTCCCTGCGACGTCTCGGACATGGACGCCGTGGACGCATTGGTGGCCGACGTCGAAGAACGCCTCGGCGGAGTCGACATCCTGATCAACAACGCCGGCCGGTCCATCCGCCGGCCGCTGGGCGAATCGCTGGCGCGTTGGCACGACGTCGAGCGGACCATGGTGCTCAACTACTACGCGCCGCTGCGGCTCATCCGCGGGTTCGCACCGGGCATGCTGGATCGCGGCGACGGCCACATCATCAACGTCTCGACGTGGGGGGTGCTATCGGAGGCCTCTCCGTTGTTCGCGCCCTACAACGCATCCAAGGCGGCGCTGTCGGCGGTGAGCCGCGTCGCCGAAACCGAGTGGGGCCGACGGGGTGTGCACTCGACGACGCTGTACTACCCGCTGGTTGCCACCCCGATGATCGCGCCGACGAAGGCCTACGACGGGTTGCCGGCGCTGACGCCAGAAGAAGCCGCCGAGTGGATGGTCACCGCCGCCCGCACCCGGCCGGTGCGGATCGCCCCGCGGATGGCGATCGCGGCCCGCGCACTCGACACCATCGGACCGCGCTTGGTGAACACCCTGATGCAGCGGCAAAACCTACAGCCCAACCGGGCCGACAGCTGA
- a CDS encoding PPE family protein, whose translation MDFGALHPEINSGRIYLGRGSAPLLAAGTAWDGLASELRSTAAAYGSTIAELLSGWLGPSSTSMLAAATPYIAWLERTAAQAEQTAWQAKAAAAAFEAVFAATVPPQVVAANRTLLLSLIATNVLGQNTPAIATTEARYAEMWAQDAGAMYGYAASSEVATRLTPFSAPPATTNDSGTADQSAAVAVAAESSAASNADTALSLAVAQAPAAVQTLATNAAAVELPLGLKDITGILKAFNGFMTNFVAGPYNPLGIAGLFRNWYQVSISIPAVGTGIQGIGPLLHPKALSGVLAPLLHSDLLTGAGALHPAGAVAAAAGRAGTVGALSVPANWASAVPAIRTVAAELPETMLEADPAMAANEGMFAPTALSSLAGRALGGTATHAVAPAVRVPGAVALDDIATTSTVIVIPPNAK comes from the coding sequence ATGGATTTCGGAGCGTTACATCCGGAGATCAACTCCGGCAGGATCTACCTTGGGCGGGGGTCGGCACCGCTGCTGGCCGCAGGGACTGCCTGGGACGGCTTGGCCAGCGAATTGCGTTCAACTGCAGCGGCTTACGGGTCCACCATCGCGGAGCTGCTCAGCGGTTGGCTTGGGCCGTCGTCCACGTCGATGTTGGCCGCGGCAACGCCCTACATTGCATGGCTGGAAAGGACGGCCGCGCAAGCCGAGCAGACGGCGTGGCAAGCCAAGGCGGCGGCCGCCGCGTTCGAGGCCGTCTTCGCGGCCACCGTCCCTCCTCAGGTGGTCGCGGCCAATCGGACGTTGTTGCTGTCGCTGATCGCGACAAATGTGTTGGGTCAGAACACCCCGGCGATCGCGACCACGGAGGCGCGGTACGCCGAGATGTGGGCCCAAGACGCCGGCGCGATGTACGGCTACGCCGCTTCCTCGGAAGTTGCGACCCGGCTGACTCCGTTCAGCGCACCCCCGGCAACCACGAACGACAGCGGCACGGCCGACCAGTCGGCCGCGGTCGCCGTCGCGGCCGAGTCTTCGGCAGCTTCCAATGCGGACACGGCGTTGTCACTGGCGGTCGCTCAGGCCCCGGCCGCGGTGCAAACCCTCGCCACGAACGCGGCCGCGGTCGAGCTCCCCTTGGGTCTCAAGGACATCACCGGGATTCTGAAGGCGTTCAACGGCTTCATGACCAACTTCGTGGCCGGGCCGTACAACCCCCTCGGTATCGCGGGCCTGTTCAGGAACTGGTACCAGGTCTCGATCAGCATCCCGGCCGTGGGCACCGGCATCCAAGGCATCGGCCCGCTGCTGCACCCCAAGGCCCTCTCTGGAGTTTTGGCGCCGTTGCTGCACAGCGACCTGCTGACCGGCGCCGGCGCGTTGCACCCGGCGGGTGCGGTTGCGGCCGCGGCGGGGCGGGCCGGCACGGTTGGCGCGTTGTCGGTGCCGGCGAACTGGGCCTCGGCCGTTCCGGCGATCAGAACGGTCGCCGCGGAGCTGCCCGAGACCATGCTCGAAGCGGATCCGGCGATGGCCGCCAACGAGGGCATGTTCGCCCCGACGGCCCTATCAAGTCTGGCCGGACGCGCGCTCGGCGGGACCGCCACCCACGCCGTTGCGCCAGCGGTACGTGTTCCCGGCGCTGTGGCACTCGACGACATCGCGACGACCTCCACGGTCATCGTGATCCCGCCGAACGCGAAATAA
- the menE gene encoding o-succinylbenzoate--CoA ligase, whose amino-acid sequence MLLPALERVLSGGDSAFVAVQQDCGAELEALRVGEAIDADVALVATTSGTTGKPKGALLTAAALAASAAATHDRLGGPGSWLLALPPYHIAGLQVLVRSVLAGSEPVELDVSSGFDITELPSAVARLGAGRRYTSLVATQLAKALADPAAAAALAELDAVLLGGGPAPRPVLDAAAAAGIAVIRTYGMSETAGGCVYDGVALAGVRLRVDEGRVVIGGATLAKGYRNPVDPDPFAEPGWFRTDDLGSIDSGVLTVLGRADDAINTGGLTVLPQPVEAALCTHPCVGDCVVFGLPDDRLGQRVVAAIVVRDGIGPPTLDTLRAHVARTLDATAAPREIHVVKALPRRGIGKVDRAALVRRFGAGQ is encoded by the coding sequence GTGCTGCTGCCCGCGTTGGAGCGGGTACTAAGTGGTGGCGACTCGGCTTTCGTTGCGGTGCAACAGGATTGCGGTGCCGAGCTGGAGGCGCTGCGGGTAGGCGAAGCGATCGACGCCGACGTGGCATTGGTCGCGACGACGTCGGGAACCACCGGTAAACCCAAAGGCGCCTTGCTCACTGCCGCGGCCCTGGCCGCCAGCGCGGCCGCCACCCATGACCGTCTCGGCGGGCCGGGCAGCTGGCTGCTGGCACTGCCGCCGTACCACATCGCCGGACTCCAGGTGCTGGTGCGCAGCGTCCTTGCCGGTTCCGAACCGGTCGAGCTGGACGTGTCCTCCGGGTTCGATATCACCGAATTGCCTTCTGCTGTGGCTAGATTGGGCGCCGGTCGGCGCTACACCTCACTGGTGGCCACCCAACTGGCCAAGGCCCTGGCCGATCCTGCGGCAGCGGCCGCACTCGCCGAATTGGACGCCGTGCTGCTCGGCGGCGGGCCGGCGCCACGACCGGTGCTCGACGCCGCGGCAGCCGCGGGGATTGCGGTGATCCGCACCTACGGCATGAGCGAGACCGCGGGGGGCTGCGTGTACGACGGGGTCGCACTGGCCGGTGTGCGGTTGCGGGTGGACGAAGGTCGCGTCGTAATCGGCGGCGCCACGCTGGCCAAGGGCTATCGCAACCCGGTAGATCCCGATCCGTTTGCGGAGCCGGGATGGTTCCGCACCGACGATCTGGGCTCGATCGACTCGGGTGTGCTGACCGTGCTGGGCCGCGCCGACGACGCGATCAATACAGGCGGGCTGACGGTGCTTCCGCAGCCGGTCGAGGCCGCGCTGTGCACCCACCCCTGCGTCGGCGACTGCGTGGTGTTCGGCCTCCCCGACGACCGGTTGGGGCAGCGGGTGGTCGCGGCGATCGTGGTGCGCGACGGCATCGGCCCGCCCACGCTGGACACACTGCGCGCCCATGTGGCCCGCACCCTGGACGCCACCGCCGCGCCGCGGGAGATACACGTCGTCAAGGCGCTGCCTCGCCGCGGCATCGGCAAGGTGGACCGGGCGGCGCTGGTGCGCCGGTTCGGCGCCGGTCAATAG
- a CDS encoding DUF3349 domain-containing protein: MNRFLSSVVSWLRAGYPEGVPPTDTFALLALLTNRLTNDEVKLVANALMERGDFDNIDIGVMISKLTDELPSETDVERVRARLGAQGWPLDDPHDDEHNELDGGAHA, encoded by the coding sequence ATGAACCGATTCCTAAGCTCGGTCGTCTCGTGGTTGCGCGCGGGCTATCCGGAGGGCGTTCCCCCGACGGATACCTTCGCCCTGCTAGCGCTGCTGACCAACAGGTTGACCAATGACGAGGTCAAGCTCGTCGCCAATGCGCTGATGGAACGCGGAGACTTCGACAACATCGACATCGGCGTGATGATCAGCAAGCTCACCGACGAGCTGCCTTCCGAAACTGACGTCGAGCGAGTGCGGGCCCGGCTGGGGGCCCAGGGCTGGCCGCTGGACGACCCGCACGACGATGAGCACAACGAACTCGATGGCGGAGCGCACGCATAG
- a CDS encoding PPE family protein, which yields MVFADFAVQPPELISGLLYSGPGSGSFLAAAAAWEALAAELHSTAASYSSVISELVGESWAGPSSAAMAAAAAPYVTWMSTTAGQAEEAASQALAAAAAYDAALAAAVPPPLILENRAELQELLATNIFGQNGGAIAANEAEYGQMWSQDVEAMFTYASSSEAAGELTAFSEAPQTTSAAAAPQAAAAAAAPQSLSSWLAQLKNYINSLTGQYATFWQQLITGVTGSSDVAPLWEALYSAISSIGSQGTWTNVVNATIGLGVSQWKNFFIYAPWSAAMAKSSLGAGLTSPGHLAAVGSVRPVSAVMGNAPTVGSMSVPPSWATATPAIRLTPTTLPASLAAAPATELGGLVNEAPLGGLAGGALGSPVSRVVSSTGIQARAITGERRVGPVKLDRVIAQLQEQPDQVQHWSVDEAGLDDLVARLTTTPGVHAVHVTDDLQTPAIPSESKLG from the coding sequence ATGGTTTTCGCGGATTTCGCAGTGCAGCCACCGGAGCTGATCTCCGGCCTGCTCTATTCGGGCCCGGGTTCGGGATCATTTTTGGCTGCCGCCGCGGCATGGGAGGCACTGGCCGCCGAGTTGCATTCCACCGCCGCCTCGTACAGCTCAGTGATTTCCGAACTGGTCGGCGAGTCCTGGGCGGGTCCATCGTCAGCGGCCATGGCGGCGGCAGCGGCACCGTACGTAACGTGGATGTCGACCACGGCGGGTCAGGCAGAGGAGGCCGCCTCCCAGGCGCTGGCCGCGGCCGCCGCCTATGACGCCGCGTTGGCGGCGGCCGTGCCCCCGCCACTCATCCTCGAGAATCGTGCCGAGCTGCAAGAACTGTTGGCGACCAATATCTTTGGCCAAAACGGCGGGGCCATCGCGGCCAACGAGGCCGAATACGGCCAGATGTGGTCTCAAGACGTCGAAGCGATGTTCACCTACGCCAGTTCCTCGGAGGCCGCGGGTGAGCTGACGGCGTTCAGCGAAGCGCCGCAAACCACCTCCGCCGCAGCCGCACCTCAAGCAGCCGCGGCGGCCGCGGCACCTCAATCTCTGTCGTCATGGCTGGCCCAGCTGAAGAACTACATCAACTCGCTCACCGGCCAATACGCAACATTTTGGCAGCAATTGATCACGGGTGTCACGGGGAGTTCGGACGTCGCACCCCTGTGGGAGGCGCTGTACTCCGCCATTTCGTCAATCGGCAGCCAGGGCACCTGGACCAACGTCGTCAACGCGACGATCGGCCTTGGCGTTTCGCAGTGGAAGAACTTCTTCATCTATGCACCCTGGAGTGCCGCGATGGCCAAGTCGTCGCTGGGCGCCGGCCTGACATCACCAGGACATCTCGCGGCCGTCGGCTCGGTGCGGCCCGTGTCTGCGGTTATGGGCAACGCGCCCACGGTGGGGTCGATGTCGGTGCCGCCAAGCTGGGCTACCGCCACCCCGGCGATCAGGCTGACCCCCACCACGCTGCCAGCCAGCCTGGCGGCGGCTCCCGCGACGGAGTTGGGCGGCCTGGTCAACGAGGCGCCCCTGGGCGGTCTGGCGGGTGGCGCGCTGGGCAGCCCGGTCTCTCGCGTCGTCAGCTCGACCGGGATCCAGGCCCGCGCGATCACCGGTGAGCGCCGGGTGGGCCCGGTCAAACTCGACCGTGTCATCGCACAACTGCAAGAACAGCCCGACCAGGTCCAGCACTGGAGTGTCGACGAGGCCGGGCTCGACGATTTGGTCGCCAGGCTGACGACCACGCCCGGCGTGCACGCGGTACACGTGACAGACGACCTGCAGACGCCGGCCATTCCCAGCGAATCCAAACTGGGGTAA